CCGCAGCATGAAATCACCCCACGGGTTAAGCAGGCGATTGATGCTGCTCGCGCGAAAGGGGTTTGCGTGGTATTGGCCACCGGCCGGCCTTATATTGGGGTCCAACGTTACTTACGTGAGCTGAACATGGAAAATAGCGGCGATTATTGCATTAGCAATAACGGTGCACTGGTCCAAAAAGCCGCGACAGGTGAATGTATTTTACAGGAAACCCTCAGTTTTGAGGATTATCTCTATTTCGAGGCTTTATCGCGTGAGATGGGGGTTAGTTTCCAAGCGTTTGATTTTGATACCTTATATACGGCAAACAAAGATATCAGCAAATACACGCTACATGAGGTGTTATTAACCGGCATCCCCTTGAAGTACCGGGCTGTGGAAGAGATGGATCCGACATTACGTTTCCCGAAAGTGATGATGATTGATGAGCCAGAAAATCTGGACCGTGCATTAGCGATGATGCCTGCCGAGGCTTTTGAGCGTTTCACCATCATGAAAAGTGCGCC
The window above is part of the Yersinia massiliensis genome. Proteins encoded here:
- the yidA gene encoding sugar-phosphatase is translated as MAIELIAIDMDGTLLNPQHEITPRVKQAIDAARAKGVCVVLATGRPYIGVQRYLRELNMENSGDYCISNNGALVQKAATGECILQETLSFEDYLYFEALSREMGVSFQAFDFDTLYTANKDISKYTLHEVLLTGIPLKYRAVEEMDPTLRFPKVMMIDEPENLDRALAMMPAEAFERFTIMKSAPFYLEILSKRVDKGTGVKMLAEHLGIAQENVMALGDQGNDIAMVNYAGVGVAMGNAIPELKEIAQFITATNSEDGVAVAIEEFVI